TCGCCCACATCATTTCCGATCAGATCTACGAGCGGCTGACCGGCGAGAAGGGTTACTTCGACAGCCGCGTGGTGTTCATCGACGAGAGCGGCCCGGCGGACCGCCGCGTCAAGCGGCTGGCGCTGATGGATCAGGACGGCGCCAATGTCCGCTACCTCACGCGCGGCAGCGACCTGGTGCTGACGCCGCGGTTCTCGCCGTCGACCCAGGAAATCACCTATATGGAGTTCGGCCAGGGCGACCCGAAGGTCTATCTGTTCAACATCGAGACCGGGCAGCGCGAGATCGTCGGCAATTTCCCCGGCATGTCGTTTGCGCCGCGCTTCTCGCCGGACGGCCAGCGCATCATCATGAGCCTGCAGCAGGGCGGCAATTCGAACCTGTTCGTGATGGATCTCCGCTCCAAATCGACGACGCGGCTGACCGACACGCCGGCGATCGACACCTCGCCGTCCTACTCGCCCGACGCCGCGCGGATCTGCTTCGAGTCCGATCGCGGCGGCAAGCCGCAGATCTATGTGATGCCGGCCAGCGGCGGGCAGGCGCAGCGCATCTCGTTCGGCGACGGCAGCTACTCGACCCCGGTGTGGTCGCCGCGCGGCGACTACATCGCCTTCACCAAGCAGGGCGGCGGTCAGTTCGCGATCGGCATCATGAAGCCGGACGGCTCCGGCGAGCGCATCCTGACCTCGGGCTTCCACAACGAAGGGCCGACCTTCGCCCCCAACGGTCGGGTGCTGATGTTCTTCCGCGATCCCGGCGGCAATGCCGGCCCGTCGCTGTTCACCGTCGACGTCTCCGGGCGCAACGAACTGCGCGTTCCGACGCCCGGCTACGCCTCGGACCCGGCCTGGTCGCCGCTGCTGTCGTAAACGTTAAGGTTTTCTTGACGTCTTCACGCCGGCCGTTTCGGTGTTCGGGAGCGCGATCGTAACGCCCTAAAAAGCCGAAGTATTTTGGGGTTTCGCGGAGTCGCGTAACGTCTCGCTAATCATCTTCACTCAGAAAGAGTTCATCTGCTCGGGATATAACGGGGCTGAAAGGACCGCTTGCGCCTGATGCAGCTTGCCAGCCAAAAACACGACGCCGATCCTGAGATGTCGCCGGCTATCCACGCCGGGCTGGTCGAGTCGCTATTCATGAATCCGGCGCCGATGATCGTCGGCGCGTTCGGGCCCGCGATCGCCGGATCGGTGATCGGGTTCGTCACCGGCAATGTCTGGAATTGGCTCTGCGTTCCCCTGTTTGTCCTGGTCGGTATCGCGCGCGCGATGCAGATGCGCCGCTACCGCGAGCGGAACGCGCCGCTTTCGCAGCACGATGCCGATGTCTGGGAAAAGCGCTACCGGCTTGGCGCGATCACGCACGGCATTTCGCTCGGCATCTGGTCGTTGGTGGTCCTGCTGGATACGCAGGACACCGGCGCGCACATGCTCTGCATCACCACCGTCGTGGCCTACACATCGGCGGGCGTCGGCCGCACCTTCGGACGGCCCAAGATCTTTCATCTCCAGGTGCTGTTGAGCTGCGGACCTTTGATCATCGCGTTGATCATGGTCGGTGGCATCTACTATCTGGCGCTGGCTCTGCTCAGCACGGTGTTCTTCATCGCCATCCGGCAGGTGACGTCGAGCTTGCAGCGGATCTATCTCGACGCCTGGATCGGTCGGGAGCGGGAGGCGGCGCTGGCACACCAGTTCGATACGGCGCTGAACAACATGCCGCACGGCCTGTGCATGTTTCGCGCCGACGGGCGGCTGGCGGTGATGAACAATCGCTTCGCTGAAATGATGAAGCTCGGCGGTGCGCTGGCCGAAGGCTCCCCGAGCGCGACCGAGATCGTCGCGACCTGCGTGACGGTGGGCGCCATTTCGGCGTCGAGCGGCCGCCTGATTCTGTCCGAGATCGACAATTCCCTGGCCGGTGAGATCGTCACCGTCGGCGACGAGCCGGCGCCGCGCTCTTTGTCCTGGACATTCCAGCCGATGCCCGGCGGCGGCACGGTGGTGCTGGTCGAGGACATCACCGAACGCCGCAACGCCGAAGCGCGCATCGTGCATCTGGCGCGTTACGACGAACTCACCACGTTGCCGAACCGGGTGCAGTTCCGTGACGAAATCGAACGGATCCTCTCGCTCGAGCACGGCCACGGCAAGACGCGGCTGTCGGCACTGCTGTTCATCGATCTCGATCAGTTCAAACAGGTCAACGACACGCTCGGCCATCCCTTGGGCGACCGGCTGCTGTGCGCGGTCGCGGACCGGTTGCGCGACATGCTGCGGCCGGAGGACTTCGTGGCGCGGTTCGGCGGCGACGAGTTCGTCGTTTTCCAGCAGAACGTCCGCTCCGACGAGGACGCGGCCGTGCTGGCGCGGCGGATCGTCGAGCGGCTCAGCGACCGCTATCTGATCGAGCATCACGTCGTCGAGATCGGCGCCTCGATCGGCATCGCGATGACCTCGCCCGGCATTCGCGCCGACATCCTGCTGAAAAACGCCGACATGGCGCTGTATCGCGCCAAGGCCGACGGCCGCGGCACCTTCTGCTTTTTCCGCGAGGAGATGGCGCACACCGTCGAGGCGCGCCGCATTCTCGAACTCGATCTGCGCAAGGCGCTCGCCAACGAGGAGTTCGAGCTCTACTACCAGCCGCTGGTCAATCTCAAGACCGGACGGATCACGACCTGCGAGGCGCTGCTGCGCTGGAATCATCCGGTGCGCGGCACCGTGTCGCCGGTCGACATCATCCCGGTCGCCGAAGAAATGGGCCTGATCGTCGATCTCGGTCGCTGGATCCTGCGCAAGGCGTGCATGGAATGTATGATGTGGCCGAAGCAGGTCAGCGTTGCGGTCAACTTCTCCTCGCAGCAATTCCATCAGCGCGATATCCTCAACGAGGTGCGCTACGCGCTCGAGGTGTCGGGCCTGCCGGCCAGCCGGCTCGAAATCGAGATCACCGAGTCCTCGCTGCTGCGCAACACCCAGTTCACCCACGACGCGCTCGCGCAATTGCATGGCGAGGGCGTGCGGATCGCGCTCGATGATTTCGGCACCGGCTATTCGAGCCTGAGCTATCTGCACACGTTCCCGCTGCAGAAGGTCAAGATCGATCGCTCCTTCCTCGAGGGCATCGACAGCGACCGGCCGCTCACGCTGCTGCGTGGCGTGGCGCGGTTGAGCGCCGATCTCGGCATGTCCGTGGTGGTCGAGGGCATCGAGACCAACGAGCAGCTCGAGCTGATCAGTGCCGACGGCACCGTCACCGAAGCGCAGGGCTATTTGTTCAGCCGCCCGGTTCCCGCTGCCCGCGTCCGGAAGCTGCTGACCGCCTCGCACGGCGAGCGTCAGAAGGACGGCAAGGTGCTGTCGATTCCGCTCCGCTCCATCGCCTGATCCGACCATCGATCGCCTGAGCCGCGCGGAGATTTCGCAGGTCTGATTAACCCTAACGTTTCAAATGCTTTGCTTCGTCATTAAGGGGCCGTTAACGTTCGTTAATACGATTTCAGGTACGGTTTTGGGTTAGGGGAATCGACATGGATGCCGCCCGGCAGGGACAGCAGGAGGGCCGCGTTGCCGTCCGCCGACGTGAGTTGCTCGACAAGGTCGAGTATCGGCTGGCCGAGACGGACGCCGAGCGCGCCGCGATCTACCGACTGCGGTACCGCGCCTATCTGAAAGAGGGCGCGATCGATCCGAACCCCCAGGGCATCGTGTCCGATCGCTATGACAACCTGCCGAACTCCTGGATCTTCGGGATCTTCTTCGAGGGGGAGCTGACCAGCTCGCTCAGAATCACGGTGGCGTCGCCGGACAATCAGGCTTGTCCGTCGATGGACGTGTTTCCCGATCTGCTCGAGCCTTGGCTTTCGGACGGCAAGGTGATCGTCGATCCGACCCGGTTCGTCTCCGATCCCGATCGCACCAATCGGGTGCCCGAGCTCGCTTATCTGACCTTGCGGCTGGCCTATGTGGCTTGCGAGCACTTTCGTGCCGACATCGGGCTGGCCTCGGTGCGCGCCGAGCACCAGGCTTTCTATCGCCGCGTGTTCATGAGCGCGGTCTGCCCGCCGCGGGTGTATCCTGGCCTGAAGAAGCCGATCGGGCTGATGGAGATCGATTTCCCCGTCACGCATATGAAGGTGTTTGCGCGCTATCCGTTCTTGCGCTCGACGGCCTTCGAACGACACAAGCTGTTCACGCGGACGACGGCGCGATCCGCGTCGCCCCGGCTCGCCGAGGTTCCCTTCGCCACGATCGACCACCAGCACATCTAGAGCAGTTCTGCTTTTGATGGAATCACCGCCGTCATCCTGAGGTGCCCGCTGGGCCGCGCCATGCGCGGTCCAGCGGCCTCGAAGGATGAGCCGCAGGTGCCTTGGCCGCATCCTTCGAGGCTCGCTGCGCTCGCACCTCAGGATGACGACTCCGCACGCGAGAATGCCGCGTTGCTTCAATCAAGCGATGAAGTGCTCTAGACGGCCTGTCTTGCGAACGTTGATCCCGCGCCGCGCAGCTTCGGAGCTGTGGCGGCCGGTGCATCGTCGCTTGCGCAGGTGCGACTCGACGATGGCTGCGGCCATTGCCAGGCGGGGCGGAAGGCCGCCCAATGGTCATTCGGGCGTACCCGATCCCCGAAGTGTCATCGGACCGCGCGCCCGGCCTTCACCGTCGCGCCACATTTACACCCCATTAACCATTGCGATTGCTTTTCGCCGATCGGGGGCTTTTGATCGGAGCCGGCAAGGTCTCGTCAAGGTTGACGGAACGTTCGCTTAACCATCGCCCTGTAGACCGGATGACAGTCCGAATATCGCGAGCGTGGAGGCTCCGGAATGACACATCAGAAGCGAATCCTCCAGGGATTGAAGCTGGCCGCGGTGCTCGCGGTGGCCCTGTCGATGGGGGCTTGCGCCAATAACAAGACGGGTCTCGGTGCCGACGGCGCGATGGCCAGCGCGGCGAGCCCGGGAAGCCAGCAGGATTTCGTGGTCAATGTCGGCGATCGCGTGTTCTTCGAAAGCGATCAGACCGATCTGTCGCCGCAGGCGATCGCGACGCTCGACAAGCAGGCCCAGTGGCTGCAGAGCTACAACCGGTACTCGTTCACGATCGAGGGCCATGCCGACGAGCGCGGCACCCGCGAGTACAACATCGCGCTGGGCGCGCGTCGTGCGCAGTCGGTCCGCAACTATCTCGCCTCGCGCGGGATCGACCCGTCGCGGATGCGGACGATTTCCTACGGCAAGGAACGTCCGGTCGCGGTCTGCAACGACATCTCGTGCTGGTCGCAGAACCGCCGCGCGGTGACGGTCCTCAACGCCGGCGCCTGAGCGCGACCGCGTTCGAACAGATGCAACGGCGCCTTCGGGCGCCGTTTTTGCTTGTGATTGCGAGATGCCTGCGACCGTCCGCCGTTCCGCCAGTCACATTTTTGGCGTAGTCCAGCGGTCAATCCGGCGCTACTAATCTGGCGCGCCATCCCCAACCGTCGGGCCCCGATGTCACCCATTCATGCCCTTTCTGCGCGCAGCCTCGCGGTGTTCGCGATGCTCGCTTTCGCCGCTCCCGCGCTGGCCCAGCAATATGGCGGCGAGGTCGATCCCGAAATCCGCATCCAGCAGCTCGAAGAGCGGTTGCGCACGCTGACCGGGCAGAACGAGGAGCTGCAGTATCGCAACCGCCGGCTGGAAGATCAGGTCCGGCAATTGCAAAGCGGTGCAGGGGTTCAGCCGGCCGCACCCGGCAACGCCGCGCCGCCGCCGGCTGCCGCTGCGCAGCAACCTTCTGTCTACGGCCAGCCGCCGCAGGCACCGATCGTGCAGGATCAGCCGGTGGCGCCGCCGGCGACCGGCCGCCGCCGGGGCGATGCGTTCGATCCGAGCCAGAACCCGAACGCGCCCGGCGTGCCGCGGGCGCTCGGCGGCGGACAATTGCCGGTCCCGGCCGAGCAAAGCGGGGTGGCGGGCGCGCCGCTCGACCTGTCGAACAATTCGGGCGGTCGCTATCCCGACGCCGGCGCGCCGCCGCAACCGGCGCCGAGCGCTGCGGCCGGGGGCGGGCTGACGACGCTGCCGCCATCGGCCAGCCCGCGCGACGAGTTCGATCTCGGCATCGGCTACATGCAGCGCCGCGACTACGCGCTCGCCGAGGAGACGATGCGCAACTTCGCCAGCAAATATCCCAACGACGCCCTGACGCCGGACTCGCAATACTGGCTCGGCGAGAGCTTCTTCCAGCGCCAGATGTATCGCGACGCGGCGGAAGCCTTCCTCGCGGTCACCAGCAAATACGACAAGTCGGCGAAGGCGCCCGATGCGCTGCTGCGGCTCGGCCAGTCGCTGTCGGCGCTGAAGGAAAAGGAAGCCGCCTGCGCCGCGCTGGGCGAGATCGGCCGCAAATATCCGAAGGCATCGGCCGGCGTGAAGAAGGCGGTCGACACCGAGCAGAAGAAGCTTAAGTGCTAGGCTGACGAGAGCCCCGGCCGCGCCGGGCTCGATTCGAGGCTTGCGCTGCCGATGTCCGGGACTGACGAAGCGCCGATTTCGGCGCGCGAGGCTTCGAGCCTGTTCGCCGATTGGAAGGCGGTGCCTGCGATCGTGCTCGCGGTCTCCGGCGGGCCGGACTCGCTGGCGCTGATGTGGCTCGCCGCGCGCTGGCGCAAGGCGCGCAAGCGCGGGCCCGCGCTGTTCGTCGTCACCATCGACCACGGCCTGCGGCCGGAAGCGGCCCGCGAGGCGCGGTCGGTCAAGCAGTTCGCGCGCACGCTCGGTCTGCCGCACCGGACGCTGCGCTGGACCGGCGACAAGCCCGCGACGGGCCTGCCGGCGGCGGCGCGCGCGGCGCGCTATCGGCTGCTGGCCAAGGCGGCGAAAGCGGTCGGCGCGGCGCATATCATGACCGCGCACACCCGCGACGATCAGGCCGAGACCGTGCTGATGCGGCTGTCCCGCGGCAGCGGCATCGCCGGCCTGGCCGCGATGCCGCGCGAGACGGCACGCGACGGCGCCGTGCTGGTCCGTCCGTTGCTCGACGTGTCGAAACAGCGCCTGGTGGCGACGCTCGACAGGGCGAAGATCGGATTCGCGGTCGACCCGAGCAATGCCGATCCCCGGTTCACCCGCCCCCGTCTGCGCGAATTGATGCCGCTGCTGGCCGCCGAGGGATGCGATTCGCGCAATTTGGCGCGGCTCGCCGCCCGCGCCGCCCGCGCCGAAGCCGCGCTGGAGCTGCTGGTCGATGGCGCGGAGCGATTTCTGGCGGTGCGCAGCGCGGGCCATCCGCCACAGAGCTTCGATGCCTCGGTATTCTACGCGTTAAACGCGGAAATCCGGATTCGGTTGTTGCTACGTGCGATCGGCCGCGTCGGCCGGGAAGGCCGGCCTGAACTCGGCAAGGTCGAGGCATTGGCCGCCGCGCTTCAATCGGCCGCCGCCAAGCCGGCCGCCAAACCGGGGCAAATCAAGCTGAAACAAACGCTTGCCGGGGCCATCATCACTTTGACACCAGTTTGCCTGAAGTTTGCCGCAGCGCCGATGCGGCGGCGGAAGACGGGCTGATCCCGATCGCATTTGCGTTCCGGCGGCTGTCTCATCGGCCGAACTCTCTGTGATTTGAGCCGCGGGAGCGCCGAAATGCGCTAAATAGTCCTGAACGGTTCTCTTGGCAGGCGACCGTGTGACACCTAGATTGTGCATTGGCCGGTCCGAGGACAGTCTCGCGGCACCCGGGCCAAAGGATCGCGATCCGCGCGACCGATAAGGAAGATCGATGAACGCCAATCTGCGGAATTTCGCCCTCTGGGTCATTATCGTCTTGCTGCTTTTGGCGCTGTTTACGCTCTTCCAGAATCCCGGCCAGCGCGCCGCATCGCAGGACATCTCGTTCTCGCAGCTGCTCAGCGAGGTCGATCAGAATCACGTTCGCGACGTGGTGATCCAGGGCCAGGAAATTCACGGCACCTTCACCAACGGCTCGAGCTTCCAGACCTACGCGCCGAACGATCCGTCGCTCGTTACCCGCCTGTACAACGGTAAGGTCGCGATCACCGCGAAGCCGCCGGGCGACAATGTGCCGTGGTTCGTGTCGCTGCTGGTGTCGTGGCTGCCGTTCATCGCGCTGATTGGCGTCTGGATCTTCCTGTCGCGGCAGATGCAGGGCGGCGCCGGCAAGGCGATGGGCTTCGGCAAATCGCGCGCCAAGATGCTGACCGAGGCGCACGGCCGCGTCACCTTCGAGGACGTCGCCGGCGTCGACGAGGCCAAGCAGGACCTGCAGGAGATCGTCGAGTTCCTGCGCGACCCGGGCAAGTTCCAGCGGCTCGGCGGACGGATTCCGCGCGGCGTGCTGCTGGTCGGTCCGCCTGGCACGGGTAAGACGCTGATCGCGCGTGCGGTCGCCG
The DNA window shown above is from Rhodopseudomonas palustris HaA2 and carries:
- the tolB gene encoding Tol-Pal system beta propeller repeat protein TolB; its protein translation is MDCPNMPLHINRRQMLLSAATAAGALALGPARDAFGQARVQITEGNVAPLPIAIPNFVAGTPSDNEVGGGVAQVITNNLKRSGLFAPIDQAAYVEKITNIDVPPQFKSWTSINAQALVTGRMTRQSDGRLKAEFRLWDVATGQQLAGQQYFTSPEYWRRIAHIISDQIYERLTGEKGYFDSRVVFIDESGPADRRVKRLALMDQDGANVRYLTRGSDLVLTPRFSPSTQEITYMEFGQGDPKVYLFNIETGQREIVGNFPGMSFAPRFSPDGQRIIMSLQQGGNSNLFVMDLRSKSTTRLTDTPAIDTSPSYSPDAARICFESDRGGKPQIYVMPASGGQAQRISFGDGSYSTPVWSPRGDYIAFTKQGGGQFAIGIMKPDGSGERILTSGFHNEGPTFAPNGRVLMFFRDPGGNAGPSLFTVDVSGRNELRVPTPGYASDPAWSPLLS
- a CDS encoding putative bifunctional diguanylate cyclase/phosphodiesterase; this translates as MQLASQKHDADPEMSPAIHAGLVESLFMNPAPMIVGAFGPAIAGSVIGFVTGNVWNWLCVPLFVLVGIARAMQMRRYRERNAPLSQHDADVWEKRYRLGAITHGISLGIWSLVVLLDTQDTGAHMLCITTVVAYTSAGVGRTFGRPKIFHLQVLLSCGPLIIALIMVGGIYYLALALLSTVFFIAIRQVTSSLQRIYLDAWIGREREAALAHQFDTALNNMPHGLCMFRADGRLAVMNNRFAEMMKLGGALAEGSPSATEIVATCVTVGAISASSGRLILSEIDNSLAGEIVTVGDEPAPRSLSWTFQPMPGGGTVVLVEDITERRNAEARIVHLARYDELTTLPNRVQFRDEIERILSLEHGHGKTRLSALLFIDLDQFKQVNDTLGHPLGDRLLCAVADRLRDMLRPEDFVARFGGDEFVVFQQNVRSDEDAAVLARRIVERLSDRYLIEHHVVEIGASIGIAMTSPGIRADILLKNADMALYRAKADGRGTFCFFREEMAHTVEARRILELDLRKALANEEFELYYQPLVNLKTGRITTCEALLRWNHPVRGTVSPVDIIPVAEEMGLIVDLGRWILRKACMECMMWPKQVSVAVNFSSQQFHQRDILNEVRYALEVSGLPASRLEIEITESSLLRNTQFTHDALAQLHGEGVRIALDDFGTGYSSLSYLHTFPLQKVKIDRSFLEGIDSDRPLTLLRGVARLSADLGMSVVVEGIETNEQLELISADGTVTEAQGYLFSRPVPAARVRKLLTASHGERQKDGKVLSIPLRSIA
- a CDS encoding N-acyl amino acid synthase FeeM domain-containing protein — protein: MDAARQGQQEGRVAVRRRELLDKVEYRLAETDAERAAIYRLRYRAYLKEGAIDPNPQGIVSDRYDNLPNSWIFGIFFEGELTSSLRITVASPDNQACPSMDVFPDLLEPWLSDGKVIVDPTRFVSDPDRTNRVPELAYLTLRLAYVACEHFRADIGLASVRAEHQAFYRRVFMSAVCPPRVYPGLKKPIGLMEIDFPVTHMKVFARYPFLRSTAFERHKLFTRTTARSASPRLAEVPFATIDHQHI
- the pal gene encoding peptidoglycan-associated lipoprotein Pal, with amino-acid sequence MTHQKRILQGLKLAAVLAVALSMGACANNKTGLGADGAMASAASPGSQQDFVVNVGDRVFFESDQTDLSPQAIATLDKQAQWLQSYNRYSFTIEGHADERGTREYNIALGARRAQSVRNYLASRGIDPSRMRTISYGKERPVAVCNDISCWSQNRRAVTVLNAGA
- the ybgF gene encoding tol-pal system protein YbgF: MSPIHALSARSLAVFAMLAFAAPALAQQYGGEVDPEIRIQQLEERLRTLTGQNEELQYRNRRLEDQVRQLQSGAGVQPAAPGNAAPPPAAAAQQPSVYGQPPQAPIVQDQPVAPPATGRRRGDAFDPSQNPNAPGVPRALGGGQLPVPAEQSGVAGAPLDLSNNSGGRYPDAGAPPQPAPSAAAGGGLTTLPPSASPRDEFDLGIGYMQRRDYALAEETMRNFASKYPNDALTPDSQYWLGESFFQRQMYRDAAEAFLAVTSKYDKSAKAPDALLRLGQSLSALKEKEAACAALGEIGRKYPKASAGVKKAVDTEQKKLKC
- the tilS gene encoding tRNA lysidine(34) synthetase TilS, coding for MSGTDEAPISAREASSLFADWKAVPAIVLAVSGGPDSLALMWLAARWRKARKRGPALFVVTIDHGLRPEAAREARSVKQFARTLGLPHRTLRWTGDKPATGLPAAARAARYRLLAKAAKAVGAAHIMTAHTRDDQAETVLMRLSRGSGIAGLAAMPRETARDGAVLVRPLLDVSKQRLVATLDRAKIGFAVDPSNADPRFTRPRLRELMPLLAAEGCDSRNLARLAARAARAEAALELLVDGAERFLAVRSAGHPPQSFDASVFYALNAEIRIRLLLRAIGRVGREGRPELGKVEALAAALQSAAAKPAAKPGQIKLKQTLAGAIITLTPVCLKFAAAPMRRRKTG